A window from Pongo abelii isolate AG06213 chromosome 6, NHGRI_mPonAbe1-v2.0_pri, whole genome shotgun sequence encodes these proteins:
- the CHCHD2 gene encoding coiled-coil-helix-coiled-coil-helix domain-containing protein 2 isoform X2, which produces MPRGSRSRTSRMAPPASRAPQMRAAPRPAPVAQPPAAAPPSAVGSSAAAPRQPGLMAQMATTAAGVAVGSAVGHTLGHAITGGFSGGSNAEPARPDITYQEPQGTQPSQQQQPCFYEIKQFLECAQNQGDIKLCEGFSEVLKQCRLANGRIGLMKKFNLERWKISSHN; this is translated from the exons ccGGGCCCCTCAGATGAGAGCTGCACCCAGGCCAGCACCAGTCGCTCAGCCACCAGCAGCGGCACCCCCATCTGCAGTTGGCTCTTCTGCTGCTGCGCCCCGGCAGCCAGGTCTGATGGCCCAGATGGCAACCACTGCAGCTGGCGTAGCTGTGGGCTCTGCTGTGGGGCATACACTGGGTCACGCCATTACTGGgggcttcagtggaggaagtaatgcTGAGCCTGCGAGGCCTGACATCACTTACCAG GAGCCTCAGGGAACCCAGCcatcacagcagcagcagccttgCTTCTATGAGATCAAACAGTTTCTGGAGTGTGCCCAGAACCAGGGTGACATCAAGCTCTGTGAGGGTTTCAGTGAGGTGCTGAAACAGTGCCGACTTGCAAACGGTAG GATTGGCCTAATGAAGAAGTTCAACCTGGAGAGATGGAAAATCAGCTCTCATAACTAA